Proteins from one Hydrogenophaga sp. SL48 genomic window:
- a CDS encoding DMT family transporter, whose protein sequence is MPFRTLSRLSHTQAVFMMIAVTLMWSIAGVVSRQLESAARFEVTFWRSAFTALSLLIILPVWRAADRASGVLDARAEQSRLQRHWGVLAASRAFWVSGVCWSVMFTAFMLALTFTSVANVLIIMSVGPLFTALLARFAIGQQLPLRTWTAIVAAGAGIAYMYGSQMLEAFAEPSANSSGLLIGSVASLCVPVAGAINWTVVQRSQSHGQQIDLVPSVLLGALISSLVTLPLAAPFAATANDVAWLAMLGLVQLAIPCALAVVCARSLKAPEVSLLALLEVIFGIVWAWLWAHETPGREVLLGGSVVIMALLLNELLAWRDRNANPMPTQPDESGATPH, encoded by the coding sequence ATGCCATTTCGCACCCTGAGCCGCCTGAGTCACACCCAGGCGGTGTTCATGATGATCGCGGTGACCCTCATGTGGTCGATCGCCGGCGTGGTGTCGCGCCAACTCGAATCGGCCGCGCGTTTTGAGGTGACCTTCTGGCGCAGCGCGTTCACCGCGCTGTCGCTGCTGATCATCCTGCCGGTCTGGCGTGCGGCCGACCGGGCCTCTGGCGTGCTCGACGCGCGCGCAGAGCAGAGCCGCCTGCAACGCCACTGGGGGGTGTTGGCCGCCTCGCGCGCGTTCTGGGTCTCTGGCGTCTGCTGGAGCGTGATGTTCACCGCTTTCATGCTGGCGCTGACCTTCACCAGCGTGGCCAACGTGTTGATCATCATGTCGGTCGGCCCCCTGTTCACCGCCTTGTTGGCGCGCTTCGCCATCGGTCAGCAACTGCCGCTGAGAACCTGGACGGCCATCGTGGCGGCCGGTGCAGGCATTGCTTACATGTACGGCAGCCAGATGCTTGAGGCCTTCGCAGAACCCAGCGCCAATTCGTCGGGTCTGTTGATCGGCTCCGTCGCTTCGCTGTGTGTGCCCGTCGCGGGCGCGATCAATTGGACCGTCGTGCAACGCAGCCAGTCGCACGGGCAGCAGATCGACCTTGTGCCTTCGGTCTTGCTCGGCGCACTCATTTCTTCCCTGGTGACCTTGCCGCTGGCTGCGCCCTTTGCCGCCACGGCCAACGACGTGGCCTGGCTGGCCATGCTGGGTCTGGTGCAACTCGCCATTCCCTGCGCGCTCGCGGTCGTCTGCGCGCGTTCGCTCAAGGCCCCCGAGGTCTCGCTGCTGGCCTTGCTGGAGGTGATCTTCGGCATCGTCTGGGCCTGGCTCTGGGCCCATGAAACACCCGGGCGCGAAGTGCTGCTCGGTGGTAGTGTGGTGATCATGGCGCTGCTGCTCAACGAGTTGCTGGCCTGGCGCGATCGCAACGCCAACCCGATGCCGACCCAACCCGACGAAAGCGGCGCCACGCCGCATTGA